AAAATGGTATTACGCTGCGATTAGTTGTGAATCCCAATTACAGGGAGATAGACAGTAATCGTTAAGCTCTCGGAAATGGAAACATCACACGGGCTCAGTGGGAAACGCGTTGCCAACGCGAATGGCTCAAGCCATTTCGCCGCCAGGGTTTCCCCTCCTTCGCCTCACCGGAAAACATCCTAATATCAACGAGTTGAAACTAACTAATTCATCAATTAGTCCGCTCCCCATGCCCCAAGCCGCCCGTTCGCGAATGGGTCGCCGTCCTCATCCACAGGACTTCGACGCACGCGATCATCTGCTCGATGTCGCGGTGGCGCTGTTCGCCGAGCGCGGTATCGCCAACACGACGGTTGCGCAGATCGCCGCGGCGAGCGGCGTCACGTCCGCGATGGTGCACTACTGGTTCCACACACGCGAAAAACTGCTCGACGCATTGTTCGCGGAAAGGCTCGTCGCCGCGTTCAGCGCGATCTGGGACCCGGTCGATCCCGAACACGGCGATCCGCTCGCGCTGACGCAAGGCATCGTCAAGCGCATGTTCGACGTCACCGAAACCATGCCGTGGCTGCCTTCGCTATGGCTGCGCGAAATCGTCAACGAAGGCGGTCTGCTGCGCGAGCGCGCGTTTGCGCACATCCCCACGCAAAAGCTCGCCGCGTTTGGCCAGAACATCGCGCGTGGCTGCGCCTCGGGTGAATTGAACGGGCGGCTCGAACCCTTGCTGCTGTTCAATTCGGTACTGGCGCTCGTGATGCTGCCGCAGGCAACCGCCAGGATCTGGCAGCGCCTGAATCCGCGTACCTCGTTCGATCGCGCGACGCTCGAACGCCACGTCGTCGCCCTGCTCACGCAAGGCATGAGCGCAAGCTCGGCGCGCAAGGCCAAAGGCACGGCTGCGTCCACGGCGCGCCGCGCGAAAGGCAAGCCGTCATGACTGCGTTCGCCAACTCGTCCGGACGTGCCGCGTTGCTCGCACTCTGCCTCGTGTGCGCGAGCTGTTCGCGACAACCGGCGAACACGTGGCAAGGTTACGTGGAAGGTGAGTTCCTGTATCTCGCGTCGTCCCAGGCGGGACAGTTGACCGAACTCGCGGTCACGCGCGGGCAGACCGTCGCGCAGAACACCCCGCTCTTCGCGCTCGAAGCGCGAAACGAAACCGAGGCCGTGGCACAGGCCAACCAGCAACTGCGCTCGGCCCGCGCCCAGCTCGCCGATCTTGGCACCGGCAAGCGTGCGCCGGAAGTCGACGTGACACGCGCGCAACTCGTGCAGG
The sequence above is drawn from the Paraburkholderia sprentiae WSM5005 genome and encodes:
- a CDS encoding TetR/AcrR family transcriptional regulator, whose product is MGRRPHPQDFDARDHLLDVAVALFAERGIANTTVAQIAAASGVTSAMVHYWFHTREKLLDALFAERLVAAFSAIWDPVDPEHGDPLALTQGIVKRMFDVTETMPWLPSLWLREIVNEGGLLRERAFAHIPTQKLAAFGQNIARGCASGELNGRLEPLLLFNSVLALVMLPQATARIWQRLNPRTSFDRATLERHVVALLTQGMSASSARKAKGTAASTARRAKGKPS